A genomic window from Glycine max cultivar Williams 82 chromosome 17, Glycine_max_v4.0, whole genome shotgun sequence includes:
- the LOC100815496 gene encoding uncharacterized protein At2g24330 — protein MGDEKGEKKEKTSPSASGGNDSKKNEKKKKGFISRIWNAIFRSNRDDFEKRLEYITKEENMALTRLSNRSRSWRRTSRQLILFSVLFEVIAVGYAIMTTRSMDMNWKMRAIRVLPMFLLPALSSATYTAFVSFTRMCDRKDQKILESLRAERKAKIDELKEKTNYYITQQLIQRYDTDPAAKAAAATVLASKLGADSGLKVYVGDESSGVSTGKTKDVEVVQSSGLRNRKQVTSRSTSPGTTTPNYSDQQLVGSGKIDQTQTHEHNQLVVVEHHNPQSSTMNDGGWIARIAALLVGEDPTQSYALICGNCHMHNGLARKEDFPFITYYCPHCHALNKPKQSDERISGLNSHNTQSPKTDDGEEVKNASDSAVRSVIRSDNPVNTSPEIEEVSEPAISEEKS, from the exons ATGGGGGATGAAAAAggtgagaagaaagaaaaaactagtCCCAGTGCCAGTGGAGGGAACGATAGCAAGAAGaacgagaagaagaagaaagggtttATTTCGCGAATTTGGAACGCGATTTTCAGGTCGAACCGCGACGACTTTGAGAAGAGGCTTGAGTATATTACAAAAGAGGAAAACATGGCTCTGACTAGATTGAGCAACAGATCTCGCTCTTGGAGGCGAACCTCTCGCCAACTAATTCTATTCTCTGTTTTATTTGAG GTCATTGCTGTAGGTTATGCTATTATGACAACAAGATCAATGGATATGAATTGGAAAATGAGGGCAATCCGAGTTTTGCCAATGTTTCTTTTGCCTGCCTTGTCTTCAGCTACATATACTGCATTTGTCAGCTTCACCAGGATGT GTGATCGCAAGGACCAGAAAATTCTTGAAAGTCTTAGAGCTGAAAGGAAGGCAAAAATTGATGAGCTCAAAGAGAAGACAAATTATTACATTACTCAACAACTCATTCAG AGATATGATACAGATCCTGCAGCAAAGGCAGCAGCTGCAACTGTTTTAGCATCCAAGTTGGGTGCAGATTCGGGTTTGAAAGTGTATGTGGGGGATGAATCTTCTGGTGTTTCAACAGGGAAGACCAAGGATGTTGAAGTCGTTCAGTCTAGTGGGCTTCGAAATCGCAAACAAGTGACCTCTAGATCCACTAGTCCAGGGACAACTACACCAAATTATTCTGATCAACAATTAGTTGGTTCTGGGAAAATTGATCAAACCCAAACTCATGAGCATAATCAGCTTGTAGTTGTTGAACATCACAATCCTCAAAGTTCAACAATGAACGATGGAGGATGGATTGCTCGAATTGCAGCATTGCTTGTGGGTGAGGATCCAACACAGTCTTATGCACTTATATGCGGTAACTGCCACATGCATAATG GTCTTGCTCGGAAGGAGGATTTCCCATTTATTACTTATTACTGCCCACACTGTCACGCCCTGAACAAACCAAAGCAATCGGATGAGCGTATATCTGGTTTAAATTCCCATAACACTCAGTCTCCTAAAACAGATGACGGTGAAGAAGTTAAAAATGCTAGTGATTCTGCAGTCCGGAGTGTAATAAGAAGTGATAATCCCGTAAATACTAGCCCTGAGATTGAGGAAGTATCTGAACCGGCTATTTCAGAGGAGAAAAGCTAG
- the LOC100816031 gene encoding DNA-directed RNA polymerase I subunit RPA12, translating to MSAEVVKNSWKKIAKESVVISKGEGSDFVAKAVDLAARELITSASLGQVTQVQLDRAKVSTKSAVLMNLESIDIRRELGMEIIEEHTVMEYSKVSKKCEKCGHGEATYYTIQMRSADKGQTTFYTCTSYGHPSQEN from the exons ATGTCGGCTGAGGTTGTCAAGAATTCTTGGAAAAAAATAGCAAAGGAATCAGTCGTGATAAGCAAAGGGGAG GGCTCTGATTTTGTGGCAAAAGCTGTGGATTTAGCAGCCAGAGAATTAATAACAAGTGCATCACTAGGACAAG TTACACAGGTACAGCTTGACCGTGCCAAGGTATCCACGAAGTCTGCAGTTCTAATGAATTTAGAGTCCATA GATATTAGAAGAGAGCTTGGAATGGAAATAATTGAGGAACATACGGTGATGGAATATTCTAAG GTCAGCAAGAAATGTGAAAAATGTGGCCATGGGGAAGCTACCTATTATACTATACAG ATGAGATCAGCAGACAAAGGGCAAACTACTTTCTACACATGTACCAGCTATGGTCATCCGTCTCAGGAGAATTAG
- the LOC112999942 gene encoding uncharacterized protein → MASTIKIEKFTGKNIFNLWRIKMRALLKEQGIWAPLSSRSSNLEASVLEQQEEKAHSLILLSLSDKVLYKVAEEQTVVGLWLKLEKLYMMKYICNKFLLKKRLFGLRMKEGASLKEHLDELNSILMELRDIDLKMEDEDVTMILLASLPPSFENFVGSLTVGKDCIILEEVKSSLFSRELRHKMSGDGDEPASGLTTS, encoded by the coding sequence ATGGCTAGCACAATCAAGATCGAGAAGTTCACAGGGAAGAACATTTTCAATTTGTGGCGAATCAAGATGCGAGCTCTTTTGAAGGAACAGGGCATCTGGGCACCACTCTCCAGCAGATCCTCCAACCTGGAAGCATCAGTTCTGGAGCAACAGGAAGAAAAGGCTCACTCGCTGATTCTTCTGTCTCTCTCAGATAAAGTTCTCTACAAGGTGGCTGAAGAACAAACTGTTGTTGGGTTGTGGCTGAAGCTAGAGAAACTCTACATGATGAAGTACATCTGCAACAAGTTTTTGTTAAAGAAACGGCTCTTCGGACTTCGCATGAAGGAGGGTGCATCTCTGAAGGAGCATTTGGACGAGCTTAATTCAATATTGATGGAGCTGCGCGACATAGACCTGAAGATGGAAGATGAAGATGTCACAATGATTCTGTTAGCCTCTCTCCCTCCCTCATTCGAGAATTTTGTGGGTTCTCTAACGGTTGGAAAGGACTGCATCATCCTTGAGGAAGTGAAGTCCAGTCTCTTCTCGAGGGAGCTTCGTCACAAGATGTCTGGGGATGGTGATGAGCCTGCCTCTGGATTAACAACCTCTTAG